The following coding sequences lie in one Cannabis sativa cultivar Pink pepper isolate KNU-18-1 chromosome 5, ASM2916894v1, whole genome shotgun sequence genomic window:
- the LOC115717767 gene encoding uncharacterized protein LOC115717767, producing the protein MDLEGVRGDVCCRIFPTILSEAAQQWYFKLVPGKFSSWKAFSSKFHAQFSSSRQLPLHLGDLVEVKQRPGKPLRAYISRFMTEATKVSWVTEGGKLFAILRGIEVLGELWKDIRKNGPVDSMSDFLDRAEGFIKLEEAIQRAKGEQKPGKSKVPSTGTFAQLSHYPNSASSNGKRSNNNNGQGNGKKGKFTGKTEQAPQENQAKYIAFTILTLLGFVP; encoded by the coding sequence atggatctgGAGGGGGTACGAGGAGACGTATGTTGCAGAATTTTTCCTACCATCCTCTCGGAAGCCgcccagcaatggtatttcaagctgGTCCCTGGAAAGTTTAGCTCATGGAAAGCTTTCTCCTcaaaattccatgcacaattctcctcctctCGCCAACTTCCATTGCATCTAGGAGACCTGGTCGAAGTCAAGCAAAGACCAGGCAAGCCTCTCCGAGcctacatcagcagattcatgacggaggcgACCAAGGTTTCATGGGTAACTGAAGGTGGAAAGTTGTTCGCAATACTTCgaggcattgaagtccttggtgaactttggaaggacataaggaagaATGGCCCGGTAGACTCGATGAGCGATTTTCTCGACCGTGCTGAAGGCTTCATCAAACTTGAAGAGGCTATTCAGCGGGCAAAAGGCGAGCAAAAGCCTGGCAAGTCAAAAGTTCCTTCTACTGGAACGTTCGCCCAACTCTCCCATTACCCAAATAGTGCGAGCTCAAATGGTAAACGTTCCAACAACAATAACGGGCAAGGGaatgggaagaagggaaagttcaccGGAAAAACCGAGCAAGCTCCCCAAGAGAATCAAGCCAAGTACATTGCATTTACCATCTtgactttgttgggttttgtgccctaa